The window ctggaatgccagttggcctgtgagaggaaggagggtctGGGCTTCATTTGCACcggaaacaaagctatgcaccttGTCTCCAAGGCGATGACTCCAGAAGggtatttaccttaattcaggagactgtTTGCTGTTTTGGCCTAGGATGCTAGGTAAAAAACATTGTTAAAAGTTCTTGGGGAAGTTATGAGTGCACATGgaattcataacagaaaacagctgatatactaaaagctgaataacaccaaatactccttGAGATTTGGCTTAATCCTCTGGAAGGCCCTTAGCTTCTTCCaagtattagctttgtcataatcagctgaattcTACTTCATATTTATGCGGTGGCCCGTAACACCCATGCTTATTACTAGTCCTAGTGACAGGGAGATGAATAAAACTTACTAGTTGCTAGGGAGTTATCATTTAGGATCCTTCACTTTATCATCTATAAGATGAGGATAACAATAATACCCACACATAAGAGCTGTAGGATTAAATAACATAATCCACATAAAAATACTTGGAAGCCAATTTAAAGTATGCTCCTAATTAAATATGATCGATGATGACATTCAATAGACATTGGTAAAAATGCTACAAACACTGTTGAAAATGTTGGCTGTCAACTATTCCTATGTCTAACATGAACTATATAACAAGAATGCTTTGTTGAAAAAAATCGCAGGAGAAAATTCTGCCTGGTGGAATACTTGGTGTTTTTATCCTTGATGCTTTCAAGTTTCAACAGAGCACTTCAAACATCACCTTAATTAAGTGAAAATTATTTGCTACAAGATGTAAGAAAATTTGTCATTAATAGTTTTACAAAAATACTTTGTTTCACTTAAAAGatttcttaaaacttaaaaataatctaTACACCCTTTAAAATTCATATCTTGTGTCTTAAAGTATCAGTATAAATAATTAGCTGATGAAATTTGGAGTCACTTAAAAATGCCCTCTTTCATTCAGATAAATACTGACGGAATTCGTCTTCTGTGTAGGCATCTAAAGATGGAAGGAGCTGATCCCTGCTCACCTTTAGACCAGGTAGGAAGACATAATCCCCTTTCATTTATGGTACCTGCACTTTGTTAGAGAATGGGCTGATTAATGTGGGATTCTAGAAGGAGGAGTGACCAGGGAGACGACACAGCCTCTGTCCTCTCTAAAGAAGAATAACAAGGCTTCCTAGAGAGGCAAGAAGCAATGAACTGACCACATATGGATGGTTTCTTCATGTCGCTCCTAATGCTGGAAGTACCTTATATTGACTTGAATCATCAACCATATCATCACAAACAATACAGCCAGCCCTGGGGGGAGGGGACGGGGAATTCTTCACTCTCTTCTCAAAATAGCTCATATTACACTCAATATTAAAAGCCAAGATTGACAATATGGTGATGTTTCCCATGTTTGGTAGATACAGTAAATATATAATCCCACCAGGTACTAAGTATAcagttaatatatttttaatttttaatttatagcCCGTGTCTGGACAGCAGATTCCTCAACCTCCAATTTCTTGAGGTTTCTACTGTGCTATTGTTCTCTGCTTCATTTTGTGAttcactgaaagaaaaagaagtggagAGGAATAAAATTCCCCCGGATGCAGCTCTGGTGTACAGGAACGGTGATGTAACAGCCATCTTCAGAGACTGTTCAAGCTCACCTCCAGCTGCATCAGGACTTTGCCACGTGATGACCTTTCAGATCTGCAAAAGAAATGCCTCAGAAAGCCTCCAAACTCGGCTTTGAACCACAACAGGCTACCGAAAATTGCGTCTGCTCGTGCCTGTGAGTTCATCAGCCCTATGCAGAGCCGCTGAACAACACTGTGCTGAAATGCTGAAAAGCTTTGTGAGCTCCTCGATGGGCGTGGCTGCCGGcctttctctcctcctactcTTGCTGGTCTGTGGAATTGGGTGTGTCTGGCACTGGAAGCGCCAGGACAACGCACCCTTTACCTTACCGAAGTTTATGCAAAGAAGCAGCAGACATAATGACTGCACAAAAAACCTTGGCTTGAGTGACCACAAGATTTGCTCAAGCTCTAAAACCTCCGTGGAAAGCAAAGGCCACAAGTCTACTTCCAAGAGAAATAGGATGCATGGCGAGTACGAAAATGTGCAAGTAGGTCCTCCCCGCACCGAAGAGCCACCTGAGAAGGCGCTGTATGAAAACACGCAGCCATCTAATCTTGAGGAGCATGTCTACGGTAATCAAACAGATGCCCTCTATTATAATTTCCAGAAGCCTAgccctcctccccctgctcctcaAGATGAAGACATATACATCCTTCCAGATTCTTACTAGCTTTCCAAGGAGCTGAGACTCATTGCTGCAGGAAAAAAATGATCACCAGGCCTCTGAGTGGACTGATGATCAAATTATTCTGATGAAATCGGGTCTCTTTCCTATCTCCGCCCTTATAACTCCTCACTAAGAGAACCACTGTGCACAAATTCTAGAAACCCTCTCTGCCTTGGATTAAATCTGTACTGTATTATATTAattcttccttttaaatatttgctGGTATagctttccttcattcctttattATCTTTGAGGCTCAGTATTATTGCCAGTCTCCTAGCAATTCATctgtcttcttcttttgttttgctgtgaTTAAGCGCTAACCCAAGGCCTTTCACACACCAGGTAAGTGCTCAACCCCTGAGTCACGTGTCTGCCCTGGTCTTCTGAATTATATCCATTCAATAGCTTATGACACAGCAGATTGATCTTCAGACAACATCTTAGATCGCCAGACCATTCCTTTgccaaaaaaaataattttatgttttgtttgcaAAGGACATAAAGCTCGAAAACCTGAGTCCAGAATTTATGACTTTTCCAGTTACAATTTCCTTTCCCAGCGATTATTTCTCCTAACCCCTGACTTGGTTGCTTGTATCAAAATCGTCTCAAAGCTGCCAAGCCCTTCTCTTTGCTGTATGGTGTTTCCTGTCCACCTTCTCAAGCCTGCCTCGGATTATAACTTCTCCAACATCCTCGGAATCATTTGAAACctatgtttccttttttaatttccaatattctgtagatattacTGACTGTTTAATTCTTTGAGCATTTAAAGATATGAATATTTGCTATGCATGTTATTATTAATATAGTATGAGAACACCTTCAGTTGCAGTTGAATAGGAAGGAACTGGCTCGttaacatgcttttaatcccaaagAAATCCTATGAGGAACTAAAAGTTTGATTTATTGACAAAATTATGTCCTGCATTTTGTTAAGTAGTtttgagaaaaattaataaattcacTAATTCCAAATCTAtctaatgaatatttattgaatgttttTAACTTATTAGAGTATTTGTAATTGTACTAGGCAGTTGGGGGATGAAGAGAGGAATTGTTATAAGCAagccaagaaaggaagaaagaaggaaagaaaaggaagaaagggagaaagaaagagaggaagagagagagagagagagatcgatcgATCTTGAGTATATACTTtctacacaaaaagaaaagacaataaacaaataacatgTTCATTATGAAACTATGGATATCTCACCTTTAAGCATAGGCTTTTATAGGATGCTCTGCACTACTTGGCTGGGTATCCAGAAGACTGCTACTTTTGCTGGGTGAATCTTTACTGAGCTTTGCTGACAAgaagttttctgaggaactggaATCAAAAGGAATTTGTTCCTCCTCGTCCTCTCTGCAAGCATATGTTTGACTCCAGCATTGCCAGCTGTGTGTAGTTCCTAGTTTCTCCTAGCCTTATCCCTCTCTTTCATGGATGTCCACACCAGCCAGACAGCATCCTTTGTTAGAAACAGAGGGTTAGCTCTCAGATCCTCCCTGGGTACCATCAAGAGACAAGAGCTATTCTGAGTTCTAGGTACCAGCTCTGCAGGCCTCTGAAACTCAGACCTTAGTTCCAAGGCTACAGACATCTGAAGTTACTATCTCTGTAATGCCTCAATGTCCCATCTAGTTCTCcacccccaccgtgtgtgtgtgtgtgtgtgtgtgtgtgtgtgtgtgtgtgtgtgtgtgttttggcagCACCTGTTCaattatttatcttatattttctttattaaactgAAAAACCTTCTTTCCCCAACTAGACTCCAAATTGTACAGAAGTAAGGATGATAGTGAGTGCTTTGAAGAgggaataaaagaaaggaagagaaaaataaaggacaATCTACTTTTTAGAGAAGTGAGGTgaaatagaaaagagaatttaAGTTTAGTGAATGGTCAATGGAGGCCTCTTAGAACACACTTAAGCTGAGAGCTAAGGGTGGAAAGGGGACATGCAAATATGGTGTGTAGAGGGGTAAGGATGGGCTAATATGTCAGAAAGACATGAAGGAGTTCATGGTGATCTTAGAACATAAAGGAAAGGATGTGGCTGGAGCTTTATGGGGGAGAGAGGGTTCAAGAACCACCTGATGGGGGTAGGGAATATATAACAGACTATGGGACTTATGGGCATATGGCTCTGACCGGCTTATAGGTGTAGCTTCAACCTGTTGTGGGTACAACTAGAATAGTAAAGGGTTTTAACAGAGATATAACATAAAACATTTGTAGTTTTAGAAGAGCTTCCGAGCTGAGAAATGACTGGGAAGAGACAAATGAAGGAGAGGGGTAGGTTTTATACTTAACttagacacacagagacattgGTAATGCTGTCTTGTTCTTGAAGAAAGGGCTCAGGACTTCCTGGTGAACTCAGTGAGTGTGTTTGGTATGGGAGAGGTGAGATTGGAGGCTGTGATAAAAAGAATCTGAACGAGCCACCTAATTTCGGACTAGGGGCAATGGTGATGTACTCTACTGAGGAGAGCAGACCTCAGGACAGAGCAGGCTAAGAAGCTATAGCCACCAGGAATAGGGTGCTTTGCCTATTATTACATCAAGAACCAAAGAACAAGACTGCACTGGCTGAGACACTTAACAGtttcatttatttcctgtatTCAAGAGACTACAGTTTGGCAGTCAATGGTTAGCATGTCAGCACCATGAAGCCACCAGCTCCGTGATGGTGCCCAGAAACAGCCAGGTCCTTCCGGTAATGAGTCTTCTCTCTACCATCTGCAGTGTGGCCGTGTTCCATTTCATAGTCAGCTCCCGCCATGAGGAAGGAATAAGAGGAAGAGGGGTATGGAGAGATGCTGGTTTATAGCTCTTCATCCAGAATTCGTGACACAGACACTTCCAGTTATAAGGGTAAATGGTAAAGTTTGAACTTCAATAGCCTCATAGAGACAGAAGAAGTGGAAAGGGGAGTCATGGAGATTTTATCAACCTGCAGTACTTGCCTCAGAGACAAGAATCAGTTTGGTACATGCATATTTGGGCAAGTTCAAAAATACTCCTTGAAACGTACAAAGAAATATtcaatttgtgtgtgcatgtttggatTTTGGAGGAGAGGTCACAGCTGGGGGGTTATGTTTGGGAACTGTATGAATGGACTTGGTAGGAACAGACATGGGGGTGAGCATCCTGCAACTATACAGAACACAAAATTGATAATCCAAAGAAGAGGCTAGAGAAAAATCAGAaggacacacgtacacacaaattACAGCATTTTTTTTGAGCCTAATTAGTGAAGAAAGTACAACAGAAGAGATTAAGAAAGAGTGTCCGGGGAAGAACCAATTCATGCCCATGATCTGTAGGAACGGCAGCGGAGACTGTGAAGTTGGTTAATTAACAGCAAACTGCTTGAGTTTACCTTCATTGTGGGGGTTAAGGCAGATGGGACTTTCTTGTCCTGACTAAAAAAGGCTGTCATCTCTCTCTTgatttctctgatctccagatgaATATTTCAGATTCAGTTTAGTGGCGTGGAACTTTAGCTGAGGTGATCCTGTTTGATTTGGGCTGTTGCCGCTTCCTGCAGGACTCTGGTTCCCATCTGTTGCCTGGAGGAAATCTTAACCACCAACAGATAAGAGAATGGTTTGtagatggtattttttttttctctttgaaaagaaTAGGTGGCATCATGGTTTGACTCCAAAATGGTCCCTATGGGTGGCACTGTTAGGGGAAGTTGTCGGGCCTGAGAGGCAGAAGTGGGTCACTATGGGTGGACCTTTGAGGGTTACAGGTTGGCCATGCTACCAGTCCCTTCCTCCAACTTTCTGGTCACCCAAAACGTGACCAACTGGCTGCCTTCTGCTGCAGCAGAGACACACCAGGCTGGATTGCAATCCTCTAAAACCAGGCCTCTAAGGAAAAATTTCTTGCCTTAAATTGCTTCTGTTAGGAATTCTTGTCAGAgccacagaaaaataactaacccAGCAAACTTTGTAACAGAAGTGTTTCATAAATGATCCTTTACCTGTTTTGCTTAATTTtaacttccttttaaaatttaaaattaaattatttaattttttaaaattcctttaaaaatttaaataatttaaaattaattggaAGTTGAAAGCCTCTCCCTTTTTACCTAGCAGATGTTTGGGTGGAGGCCCTAGAAGGCAGGGAATTGTGATCCAGCTTTCTTCTTTCcgtctgtcc is drawn from Peromyscus eremicus chromosome 11, PerEre_H2_v1, whole genome shotgun sequence and contains these coding sequences:
- the Gapt gene encoding protein GAPT; this encodes MLKSFVSSSMGVAAGLSLLLLLLVCGIGCVWHWKRQDNAPFTLPKFMQRSSRHNDCTKNLGLSDHKICSSSKTSVESKGHKSTSKRNRMHGEYENVQVGPPRTEEPPEKALYENTQPSNLEEHVYGNQTDALYYNFQKPSPPPPAPQDEDIYILPDSY